From one Alosa alosa isolate M-15738 ecotype Scorff River chromosome 5, AALO_Geno_1.1, whole genome shotgun sequence genomic stretch:
- the LOC125295010 gene encoding glycogen [starch] synthase-like isoform X1 yields MAVIAKVVVLVLIASFSNVFCLPKRDVVVVVNIEVDCSTTPNPNNQTQTEAEGGASEDFQAGTPAPNANNRTATAQPDVTDGASEDDVVTSTPSPQNQTTPAVQTGDAGDGTSEDDVVTSTPSPQNQTSTATDGPSEDAEVAVTTQNAQNQTTSTHTVGTDGVSEDHVLTSVLNLQNGTTSAQDGITITDSCSDPSKC; encoded by the exons ATGGCAGTAATAGCAAAGGTTGTTGTGTTGGTTCTCATTGCTAGTTTCAGTAATG TCTTCTGTCTTCCAAAGAgagatgttgttgttgtcgtcaaTATTGAGGTTGATTGTTCTACAACACCAAATCCCAACAACCAGACCCAAACTGAAGCTGAGG GTGGTGCAAGTGAAGATTTCCAAGCAGGCACTCCAGCTCCTAATGCCAACAATCGGACTGCTACTGCACAACCTGATGTTACTG ATGGGGCAAGTGAAGATGATGTGGTAACTTCAACCCCAAGTCCCCAAAACCAGACAACACCTGCTGTCCAAACTGGAGATGCTG GAGATGGGACAAGTGAAGATGATGTGGTAACTTCAACCCCAAGTCCCCAAAACCAGACATCAACTGCcacag ATGGTCCAAGTGAAGATGCTGAGGTTGCCGTGACAACCCAGAATGCCCAAAACCAGACTACATCAACCCACACTGTAGGAACTG ATGGTGTTAGTGAGGATCATGTGTTGACCTCTGTACTGAACCTGCAAAATGGGACCACCTCTGCCCAAGATGGAATCACCATTACTG ACTCCTGCAGTGATCCCTCAAAATGCTAA
- the LOC125295010 gene encoding uncharacterized protein LOC125295010 isoform X2: MAVIAKVVVLVLIASFSNVFCLPKRDVVVVVNIEVDCSTTPNPNNQTQTEAEGGASEDFQAGTPAPNANNRTATAQPDVTDGASEDDVVTSTPSPQNQTTPAVQTGDADGTSEDDVVTSTPSPQNQTSTATDGPSEDAEVAVTTQNAQNQTTSTHTVGTDGVSEDHVLTSVLNLQNGTTSAQDGITITDSCSDPSKC; this comes from the exons ATGGCAGTAATAGCAAAGGTTGTTGTGTTGGTTCTCATTGCTAGTTTCAGTAATG TCTTCTGTCTTCCAAAGAgagatgttgttgttgtcgtcaaTATTGAGGTTGATTGTTCTACAACACCAAATCCCAACAACCAGACCCAAACTGAAGCTGAGG GTGGTGCAAGTGAAGATTTCCAAGCAGGCACTCCAGCTCCTAATGCCAACAATCGGACTGCTACTGCACAACCTGATGTTACTG ATGGGGCAAGTGAAGATGATGTGGTAACTTCAACCCCAAGTCCCCAAAACCAGACAACACCTGCTGTCCAAACTGGAGATGCTG ATGGGACAAGTGAAGATGATGTGGTAACTTCAACCCCAAGTCCCCAAAACCAGACATCAACTGCcacag ATGGTCCAAGTGAAGATGCTGAGGTTGCCGTGACAACCCAGAATGCCCAAAACCAGACTACATCAACCCACACTGTAGGAACTG ATGGTGTTAGTGAGGATCATGTGTTGACCTCTGTACTGAACCTGCAAAATGGGACCACCTCTGCCCAAGATGGAATCACCATTACTG ACTCCTGCAGTGATCCCTCAAAATGCTAA
- the LOC125294993 gene encoding glycogen [starch] synthase-like isoform X1, giving the protein MAVMAKVVVLVLIASFSNVFCLPKRDVVVVVNIEVDGSTTPNPNNQTQTEAEGGASEDFQAGTPAPNANNRTATAQPDVTDGASEDDVVTSTPSPQNQTTPAVQTGDAGDGTSEDDVVTVTPSPQNQTSSATDGPSEDAEVAVTTQNAQNQTTSTHTVGTDGVSEDHVLTSVLNLQNGTTSAQDGITITDSCSDPSKC; this is encoded by the exons ATGGCAGTAATGGCAAAGGTTGTTGTGTTGGTTCTCATTGCTAGTTTCAGTAATG TCTTCTGTCTTCCTAAGAgagatgttgttgttgtcgtcaaTATTGAGgttgatggttctacaacaccaAATCCCAACAACCAGACCCAAACTGAAGCTGAGG GTGGTGCAAGTGAAGATTTCCAAGCAGGCACTCCAGCTCCTAATGCCAACAATCGGACTGCTACTGCACAACCTGATGTTACtg ATGGGGCAAGTGAAGATGATGTGGTAACTTCAACCCCAAGTCCCCAAAACCAGACAACACCTGCTGTCCAAACTGGAGATGCTG GAGATGGGACAAGTGAAGATGATGTGGTAACTGTAACCCCAAGTCCCCAAAACCAGACATCATctgccacag ATGGTCCAAGTGAAGATGCTGAGGTTGCCGTGACAACCCAGAATGCCCAAAACCAGACTACATCAACCCACACTGTAGGAACTG ATGGTGTTAGTGAGGATCATGTGTTGACCTCTGTACTGAACCTGCAAAATGGGACCACCTCTGCCCAAGATGGAATCACCATTACTG ACTCCTGCAGTGATCCCTCAAAATGCTAA
- the LOC125295010 gene encoding glycogen [starch] synthase-like isoform X3: protein MAVIAKVVVLVLIASFSNVFCLPKRDVVVVVNIEVDCSTTPNPNNQTQTEAEGGASEDFQAGTPAPNANNRTATAQPDVTDGASEDDVVTSTPSPQNQTTPAVQTGDAGDGTSEDDVVTSTPSPQNQTSTATDGPSEDAEVAVTTQNAQNQTTSTHTVGTDSCSDPSKC, encoded by the exons ATGGCAGTAATAGCAAAGGTTGTTGTGTTGGTTCTCATTGCTAGTTTCAGTAATG TCTTCTGTCTTCCAAAGAgagatgttgttgttgtcgtcaaTATTGAGGTTGATTGTTCTACAACACCAAATCCCAACAACCAGACCCAAACTGAAGCTGAGG GTGGTGCAAGTGAAGATTTCCAAGCAGGCACTCCAGCTCCTAATGCCAACAATCGGACTGCTACTGCACAACCTGATGTTACTG ATGGGGCAAGTGAAGATGATGTGGTAACTTCAACCCCAAGTCCCCAAAACCAGACAACACCTGCTGTCCAAACTGGAGATGCTG GAGATGGGACAAGTGAAGATGATGTGGTAACTTCAACCCCAAGTCCCCAAAACCAGACATCAACTGCcacag ATGGTCCAAGTGAAGATGCTGAGGTTGCCGTGACAACCCAGAATGCCCAAAACCAGACTACATCAACCCACACTGTAGGAACTG ACTCCTGCAGTGATCCCTCAAAATGCTAA
- the LOC125294993 gene encoding glycogen [starch] synthase-like isoform X3: MAVMAKVVVLVLIASFSNVFCLPKRDVVVVVNIEVDGSTTPNPNNQTQTEAEGGASEDFQAGTPAPNANNRTATAQPDVTDGASEDDVVTSTPSPQNQTTPAVQTGDAGDGTSEDDVVTVTPSPQNQTSSATDGPSEDAEVAVTTQNAQNQTTSTHTVGTDSCSDPSKC; encoded by the exons ATGGCAGTAATGGCAAAGGTTGTTGTGTTGGTTCTCATTGCTAGTTTCAGTAATG TCTTCTGTCTTCCTAAGAgagatgttgttgttgtcgtcaaTATTGAGgttgatggttctacaacaccaAATCCCAACAACCAGACCCAAACTGAAGCTGAGG GTGGTGCAAGTGAAGATTTCCAAGCAGGCACTCCAGCTCCTAATGCCAACAATCGGACTGCTACTGCACAACCTGATGTTACtg ATGGGGCAAGTGAAGATGATGTGGTAACTTCAACCCCAAGTCCCCAAAACCAGACAACACCTGCTGTCCAAACTGGAGATGCTG GAGATGGGACAAGTGAAGATGATGTGGTAACTGTAACCCCAAGTCCCCAAAACCAGACATCATctgccacag ATGGTCCAAGTGAAGATGCTGAGGTTGCCGTGACAACCCAGAATGCCCAAAACCAGACTACATCAACCCACACTGTAGGAACTG ACTCCTGCAGTGATCCCTCAAAATGCTAA
- the LOC125294993 gene encoding mucin-5AC-like isoform X2 encodes MAVMAKVVVLVLIASFSNVFCLPKRDVVVVVNIEVDGSTTPNPNNQTQTEAEGGASEDFQAGTPAPNANNRTATAQPDVTDGASEDDVVTSTPSPQNQTTPAVQTGDADGTSEDDVVTVTPSPQNQTSSATDGPSEDAEVAVTTQNAQNQTTSTHTVGTDGVSEDHVLTSVLNLQNGTTSAQDGITITDSCSDPSKC; translated from the exons ATGGCAGTAATGGCAAAGGTTGTTGTGTTGGTTCTCATTGCTAGTTTCAGTAATG TCTTCTGTCTTCCTAAGAgagatgttgttgttgtcgtcaaTATTGAGgttgatggttctacaacaccaAATCCCAACAACCAGACCCAAACTGAAGCTGAGG GTGGTGCAAGTGAAGATTTCCAAGCAGGCACTCCAGCTCCTAATGCCAACAATCGGACTGCTACTGCACAACCTGATGTTACtg ATGGGGCAAGTGAAGATGATGTGGTAACTTCAACCCCAAGTCCCCAAAACCAGACAACACCTGCTGTCCAAACTGGAGATGCTG ATGGGACAAGTGAAGATGATGTGGTAACTGTAACCCCAAGTCCCCAAAACCAGACATCATctgccacag ATGGTCCAAGTGAAGATGCTGAGGTTGCCGTGACAACCCAGAATGCCCAAAACCAGACTACATCAACCCACACTGTAGGAACTG ATGGTGTTAGTGAGGATCATGTGTTGACCTCTGTACTGAACCTGCAAAATGGGACCACCTCTGCCCAAGATGGAATCACCATTACTG ACTCCTGCAGTGATCCCTCAAAATGCTAA